A window from Neodiprion fabricii isolate iyNeoFabr1 chromosome 2, iyNeoFabr1.1, whole genome shotgun sequence encodes these proteins:
- the LOC124176605 gene encoding putative sodium-dependent multivitamin transporter isoform X2 translates to MLAISASIGIYYRFTGGRQKTTEEYFSANRSMSIAPLSLALMVSFMSAITLLGISSENYMYGTQIIALYVGYTLGTPASLYLYLPVFFKLQTMSAYEYLEMRFGVGARLLASIANSLQLLLYTGVVLYAPALALEATTGLPGDISVLLIGIICTFYSTVGGIKAVLITDVFQGILMFVAVIMIIIFGAINVEGGIAGIWQKALDGERIEIDNISPDPTMRHTWWSLTIGGFCTFLTLYGVNQVQVQRLLTVKTLSAAKMAMWGNWPFLTLLGVLTSFSGLAMYAYFADCDPLTAGQISASDMLMPYFVMKTMGHIPGLAGLFIAGIFSAGLSTVSAMLNSLAAVALEDYVKPTYVKLGSQFPEKHGTLVGKIFAVVIGLLCLAVAYIAKNMGSLIQASLSITGAIGGPLLGIFTLGMFFESAEEIGSVVGTVISLALMCWTAFGQPRPAKVALAMSTSGCSANVTTVSLSTVRQVAVGDSSSFYLYRISYMWYAPLGLVVSVVVGLAVSSLVHLVRKKHLPELNPDLFTPLVAKRIRRRRVDVTKTTNSQIFTLQTQKSDNELAHVS, encoded by the exons ATGCTGGCGATCAGCGCGAGCATCGGAATTTACTACAGGTTTACAGGCGGACGTCAAAAAACTACGGAG GAATATTTCTCGGCGAATCGATCGATGAGCATCGCTCCACTCTCTCTGGCACTGATGGTGTCCTTTATGTCAGCAATCACGTTGCTGGGAATCAGTTCTGAGAACTACATGTACGGCACACAGATCATTGCACTTTACGTAGGATACACCCTGGGCACCCCGGCGTCCCTCTATCTTTACCTTCCGGTATTCTTCAAGCTGCAAACAATGAGCGCCTACGAG TACCTGGAAATGAGGTTCGGCGTCGGTGCAAGACTCCTTGCCAGCATTGCAAACTCTCTGCAGCTGCTCCTCTACACCGGCGTCGTTCTCTATGCCCCGGCTTTGGCGTTGGAGGCAACGACTGGACTTCCGGGTGACATCAGCGTCCTCCTCATCGGTATCATCTGTACCTTCTACTCGACGGTCGGAGGCATCAAGGCGGTTCTGATCACCGACGTGTTTCAGGGTATTTTGATGTTCGTCGCAGTAATAATGATCATCATATTCGGCGCGATAAACGTGGAAGGTGGTATCGCTGGGATCTGGCAGAAGGCTCTCGACGGTGAGCGTATAGAGATCGACAA cATTTCCCCGGATCCAACGATGCGACACACTTGGTGGAGCTTGACCATCGGAGGCTTCTGCACTTTCTTGACTCTGTACGGAGTAAACCAGGTTCAAGTTCAACGGCTGTTGACCGTCAA GACTCTGAGCGCGGCAAAAATGGCCATGTGGGGTAACTGGCCGTTCCTTACCCTCTTGGGAGTGCTAACCTCCTTCTCGGGCCTCGCGATGTACGCCTACTTTGCCGACTGCGACCCTCTGACCGCGGGGCAGATTTCCGCGAGTGACATGCTGATGCCCTACTTCGTGATGAAGACGATGGGCCACATTCCCGGTCTGGCTGGTCTCTTCATTGCCGGAATATTCAGCGCTGGTCTCAGTACCGTATCTGCGATGTTGAACTCCCTGGCCGCGGTTGCCCTGGAGGACTACGTCAAGCCGACGTACGTAAAGCTGGGATCCCAGTTCCCGGAGAAACACGGAACCCTGGTGGGGAAGATATTCGCAGTTGTCATCGGTCTTCTGTGTCTCGCGGTGGCTTATATTGCCAAAAATATGGGTAGCTTGATCCAGGCATCGCTCAGCATTACTGGGGCAATCGGTGGCCCGTTGCTGGGCATTTTCACGCTTGGAATGTTCTTCGAGTCTGCGGAAGAAATAGGGTCTGTTGTCGGGACTGTAATCAGCCTTGCTTTGATGTGCTGGACCGCATTCGGCCAGCCCAGACCTGCCAAAGTCGCATTGGCAATGTCCACCAGTGGCTGCAGCGCGAATGTGACGACAGTGAGTTTGTCGACCGTGAGACAAGT AGCCGTCGGGGATTCGTCTTCCTTTTATCTCTACCGGATTTCGTACATGTGGTACGCACCACTGGGACTCGTAGTCTCTGTCGTTGTGGGCCTAGCGGTGAGCAGTTTGGTACATCTAGTCAGGAAGAAACATTTGCCCGAGCTGAATCCGGACCTCTTCACGCCCCTGGTGGCCAAGAGAATAAGGCGAAGGCGCGTCGACGTGACCAAAACAACAAACAGTCAAATATTCACGCTGCAGACGCAAAAATCTGATAATGAGCTAGCTCACGTTAGCTAA
- the LOC124176605 gene encoding putative sodium-dependent multivitamin transporter isoform X1 gives MSSAEDIATLGWADYVVIGVMLAISASIGIYYRFTGGRQKTTEEYFSANRSMSIAPLSLALMVSFMSAITLLGISSENYMYGTQIIALYVGYTLGTPASLYLYLPVFFKLQTMSAYEYLEMRFGVGARLLASIANSLQLLLYTGVVLYAPALALEATTGLPGDISVLLIGIICTFYSTVGGIKAVLITDVFQGILMFVAVIMIIIFGAINVEGGIAGIWQKALDGERIEIDNISPDPTMRHTWWSLTIGGFCTFLTLYGVNQVQVQRLLTVKTLSAAKMAMWGNWPFLTLLGVLTSFSGLAMYAYFADCDPLTAGQISASDMLMPYFVMKTMGHIPGLAGLFIAGIFSAGLSTVSAMLNSLAAVALEDYVKPTYVKLGSQFPEKHGTLVGKIFAVVIGLLCLAVAYIAKNMGSLIQASLSITGAIGGPLLGIFTLGMFFESAEEIGSVVGTVISLALMCWTAFGQPRPAKVALAMSTSGCSANVTTVSLSTVRQVAVGDSSSFYLYRISYMWYAPLGLVVSVVVGLAVSSLVHLVRKKHLPELNPDLFTPLVAKRIRRRRVDVTKTTNSQIFTLQTQKSDNELAHVS, from the exons atg TCCAGTGCCGAGGACATTGCCACCCTGGGATGGGCCGACTACGTGGTCATTGGCGTCATGCTGGCGATCAGCGCGAGCATCGGAATTTACTACAGGTTTACAGGCGGACGTCAAAAAACTACGGAG GAATATTTCTCGGCGAATCGATCGATGAGCATCGCTCCACTCTCTCTGGCACTGATGGTGTCCTTTATGTCAGCAATCACGTTGCTGGGAATCAGTTCTGAGAACTACATGTACGGCACACAGATCATTGCACTTTACGTAGGATACACCCTGGGCACCCCGGCGTCCCTCTATCTTTACCTTCCGGTATTCTTCAAGCTGCAAACAATGAGCGCCTACGAG TACCTGGAAATGAGGTTCGGCGTCGGTGCAAGACTCCTTGCCAGCATTGCAAACTCTCTGCAGCTGCTCCTCTACACCGGCGTCGTTCTCTATGCCCCGGCTTTGGCGTTGGAGGCAACGACTGGACTTCCGGGTGACATCAGCGTCCTCCTCATCGGTATCATCTGTACCTTCTACTCGACGGTCGGAGGCATCAAGGCGGTTCTGATCACCGACGTGTTTCAGGGTATTTTGATGTTCGTCGCAGTAATAATGATCATCATATTCGGCGCGATAAACGTGGAAGGTGGTATCGCTGGGATCTGGCAGAAGGCTCTCGACGGTGAGCGTATAGAGATCGACAA cATTTCCCCGGATCCAACGATGCGACACACTTGGTGGAGCTTGACCATCGGAGGCTTCTGCACTTTCTTGACTCTGTACGGAGTAAACCAGGTTCAAGTTCAACGGCTGTTGACCGTCAA GACTCTGAGCGCGGCAAAAATGGCCATGTGGGGTAACTGGCCGTTCCTTACCCTCTTGGGAGTGCTAACCTCCTTCTCGGGCCTCGCGATGTACGCCTACTTTGCCGACTGCGACCCTCTGACCGCGGGGCAGATTTCCGCGAGTGACATGCTGATGCCCTACTTCGTGATGAAGACGATGGGCCACATTCCCGGTCTGGCTGGTCTCTTCATTGCCGGAATATTCAGCGCTGGTCTCAGTACCGTATCTGCGATGTTGAACTCCCTGGCCGCGGTTGCCCTGGAGGACTACGTCAAGCCGACGTACGTAAAGCTGGGATCCCAGTTCCCGGAGAAACACGGAACCCTGGTGGGGAAGATATTCGCAGTTGTCATCGGTCTTCTGTGTCTCGCGGTGGCTTATATTGCCAAAAATATGGGTAGCTTGATCCAGGCATCGCTCAGCATTACTGGGGCAATCGGTGGCCCGTTGCTGGGCATTTTCACGCTTGGAATGTTCTTCGAGTCTGCGGAAGAAATAGGGTCTGTTGTCGGGACTGTAATCAGCCTTGCTTTGATGTGCTGGACCGCATTCGGCCAGCCCAGACCTGCCAAAGTCGCATTGGCAATGTCCACCAGTGGCTGCAGCGCGAATGTGACGACAGTGAGTTTGTCGACCGTGAGACAAGT AGCCGTCGGGGATTCGTCTTCCTTTTATCTCTACCGGATTTCGTACATGTGGTACGCACCACTGGGACTCGTAGTCTCTGTCGTTGTGGGCCTAGCGGTGAGCAGTTTGGTACATCTAGTCAGGAAGAAACATTTGCCCGAGCTGAATCCGGACCTCTTCACGCCCCTGGTGGCCAAGAGAATAAGGCGAAGGCGCGTCGACGTGACCAAAACAACAAACAGTCAAATATTCACGCTGCAGACGCAAAAATCTGATAATGAGCTAGCTCACGTTAGCTAA
- the LOC124176606 gene encoding putative sodium-dependent multivitamin transporter, with the protein MVTGKYTKEILGWADYAVIGIILAISSSIGVYFRFTGGRQKTVQEYFSADRTINAGVLAFALMVSYMSAITLLGTSAENYAYGSQIAALYLAQGLATPFVSYLYLPVFFKFQKMSTFEYLEMRFGFTARLLTSIMSASHMLLYTGIVLYAPALALEATTGFSTDLSILLIGIICTFYSTIGGIKAVLMTAVFQGIFMFGAAIIVIILGIINIEGGVGRIWQLAVDGGRIEFDNFSLDPTMRHTWWNLTIGTLILSLAANGVTQVQVQRFLTAKTLRSAQIAAIGSWPLALCLGLLASFAGLVMYAFFVDCDPVASGEISANDMLMPYFVVMTTANIPGLAGLFIAGIFSASLSTVSAIINALTAVALEDYVKPVYDKLGFQFPEKRAILFGKFLAVAVGVICILLSYLSKRFGSLVQATYSIAGIVYGPLLAIFTLGMFFESAEEKGAVTGTLFGLALVSWIAFGYPRPSNIPLSVSTVGCNNVTLPTQIVTSIRQMPLGDSSYFYLYRISYMWYAPMGFIVSMVIGLAVSNLIGLLSKNTPREIDPDLFTPLIAKRVRRRRVNVSKTSNIQISTIHEHKRDIRIPS; encoded by the exons ATG GTCACCGGCAAGTATACTAAGGAGATCTTGGGATGGGCTGACTACGCTGTGATCGGTATAATACTTGCGATCAGTTCCAGTATCGGAGTTTACTTCAGATTTACCGGTGGCCGACAGAAAACTGTACAG GAATACTTTTCGGCCGATCGAACGATAAATGCGGGAGTGCTGGCATTTGCTTTGATGGTGTCATACATGTCGGCTATTACTCTACTCGGAACGAGCGCTGAAAATTATGCTTACGGTTCCCAAATCGCGGCACTGTACCTTGCACAGGGTCTGGCCACCCCGTTCGTGAGCTACTTGTATCTTCCAGTGTTCTTCAAGTTCCAAAAAATGAGCACCTTCGAG TATCTGGAGATGAGATTCGGTTTCACTGCAAGACTTCTCACGAGCATCATGAGCGCTTCGCACATGCTTTTATACACCGGGATCGTTCTCTACGCTCCAGCTCTAGCTTTGGAGGCTACGACTGGATTTTCAACTGACCTTAGCATACTCCTCATTGGCATCATCTGTACTTTCTACTCGACAATCGGTGGTATCAAAGCGGTACTTATGACGGCTGTCTTTCAGGGCATCTTCATGTTCGGTGCCGCTATCATAGTCATTATATTAGGGATAATTAATATTGAGGGTGGCGTCGGGAGAATTTGGCAGTTGGCAGTTGACGGAGGCCGCATAGAGTTCGATAA TTTTTCTCTTGATCCAACGATGCGCCATACCTGGTGGAATTTGACCATCGGGACGCTCATTCTATCCTTGGCGGCAAACGGCGTGACCCAAGTCCAAGTACAACGATTTCTCACCGCCAA GACCCTGAGGAGTGCTCAGATAGCCGCGATCGGCAGTTGGCCGCTCGCCCTTTGTCTGGGGCTGCTGGCGAGTTTTGCTGGCCTGGTCATGTACGCCTTCTTCGTTGACTGCGACCCCGTGGCATCGGGGGAGATTTCTGCGAACGACATGCTGATGCCCTACTTCGTGGTAATGACGACCGCCAACATACCCGGACTGGCCGGTCTCTTCATCGCTGGAATATTCAGTGCGAGCTTGAGCACTGTGTCTGCGATCATAAATGCTCTGACTGCGGTTGCCCTGGAGGACTATGTAAAACCGGTGTACGATAAACTAGGTTTTCAGTTTCCAGAAAAGCGGGCTATCCTCTTTGGAAAGTTTCTGGCCGTTGCCGTAGGAGTAATATGCATCCTGCTGTCATATCTTTCGAAACGCTTTGGCAGCTTGGTCCAGGCGACTTACAGCATTGCTGGAATAGTCTATGGACCATTGCTTGCCATTTTCACCCTCGGGATGTTCTTCGAGTCTGCAGAGGAGAAAGGAGCCGTCACGGGAACATTGTTCGGTTTGGCTTTAGTGAGTTGGATTGCTTTTGGATATCCCAGACCTTCCAACATCCCATTGTCGGTCTCTACCGTCGGCTGCAACAATGTGACTCTACCAACGCAGATTGTGACAAGTATCAGACAAAT GCCACTCGGGGATTCGTCATACTTTTATCTTTACCGAATTTCCTACATGTGGTACGCACCCATGGGCTTCATCGTGTCCATGGTCATTGGTCTCGCAGTTAGCAACCTAATAGGTTTGCTCTCCAAGAACACTCCCCGAGAGATAGACCCAGACCTCTTCACGCCTCTGATAGCAAAGAGAGTACGGCGAAGGCGAGTCAACGTATCGAAAACATCAaacattcaaatttcaacgattcatGAACATAAAAGGGACATACGAATTCCGTCGTAA
- the LOC124176605 gene encoding putative sodium-dependent multivitamin transporter isoform X3, whose product MSIAPLSLALMVSFMSAITLLGISSENYMYGTQIIALYVGYTLGTPASLYLYLPVFFKLQTMSAYEYLEMRFGVGARLLASIANSLQLLLYTGVVLYAPALALEATTGLPGDISVLLIGIICTFYSTVGGIKAVLITDVFQGILMFVAVIMIIIFGAINVEGGIAGIWQKALDGERIEIDNISPDPTMRHTWWSLTIGGFCTFLTLYGVNQVQVQRLLTVKTLSAAKMAMWGNWPFLTLLGVLTSFSGLAMYAYFADCDPLTAGQISASDMLMPYFVMKTMGHIPGLAGLFIAGIFSAGLSTVSAMLNSLAAVALEDYVKPTYVKLGSQFPEKHGTLVGKIFAVVIGLLCLAVAYIAKNMGSLIQASLSITGAIGGPLLGIFTLGMFFESAEEIGSVVGTVISLALMCWTAFGQPRPAKVALAMSTSGCSANVTTVSLSTVRQVAVGDSSSFYLYRISYMWYAPLGLVVSVVVGLAVSSLVHLVRKKHLPELNPDLFTPLVAKRIRRRRVDVTKTTNSQIFTLQTQKSDNELAHVS is encoded by the exons ATGAGCATCGCTCCACTCTCTCTGGCACTGATGGTGTCCTTTATGTCAGCAATCACGTTGCTGGGAATCAGTTCTGAGAACTACATGTACGGCACACAGATCATTGCACTTTACGTAGGATACACCCTGGGCACCCCGGCGTCCCTCTATCTTTACCTTCCGGTATTCTTCAAGCTGCAAACAATGAGCGCCTACGAG TACCTGGAAATGAGGTTCGGCGTCGGTGCAAGACTCCTTGCCAGCATTGCAAACTCTCTGCAGCTGCTCCTCTACACCGGCGTCGTTCTCTATGCCCCGGCTTTGGCGTTGGAGGCAACGACTGGACTTCCGGGTGACATCAGCGTCCTCCTCATCGGTATCATCTGTACCTTCTACTCGACGGTCGGAGGCATCAAGGCGGTTCTGATCACCGACGTGTTTCAGGGTATTTTGATGTTCGTCGCAGTAATAATGATCATCATATTCGGCGCGATAAACGTGGAAGGTGGTATCGCTGGGATCTGGCAGAAGGCTCTCGACGGTGAGCGTATAGAGATCGACAA cATTTCCCCGGATCCAACGATGCGACACACTTGGTGGAGCTTGACCATCGGAGGCTTCTGCACTTTCTTGACTCTGTACGGAGTAAACCAGGTTCAAGTTCAACGGCTGTTGACCGTCAA GACTCTGAGCGCGGCAAAAATGGCCATGTGGGGTAACTGGCCGTTCCTTACCCTCTTGGGAGTGCTAACCTCCTTCTCGGGCCTCGCGATGTACGCCTACTTTGCCGACTGCGACCCTCTGACCGCGGGGCAGATTTCCGCGAGTGACATGCTGATGCCCTACTTCGTGATGAAGACGATGGGCCACATTCCCGGTCTGGCTGGTCTCTTCATTGCCGGAATATTCAGCGCTGGTCTCAGTACCGTATCTGCGATGTTGAACTCCCTGGCCGCGGTTGCCCTGGAGGACTACGTCAAGCCGACGTACGTAAAGCTGGGATCCCAGTTCCCGGAGAAACACGGAACCCTGGTGGGGAAGATATTCGCAGTTGTCATCGGTCTTCTGTGTCTCGCGGTGGCTTATATTGCCAAAAATATGGGTAGCTTGATCCAGGCATCGCTCAGCATTACTGGGGCAATCGGTGGCCCGTTGCTGGGCATTTTCACGCTTGGAATGTTCTTCGAGTCTGCGGAAGAAATAGGGTCTGTTGTCGGGACTGTAATCAGCCTTGCTTTGATGTGCTGGACCGCATTCGGCCAGCCCAGACCTGCCAAAGTCGCATTGGCAATGTCCACCAGTGGCTGCAGCGCGAATGTGACGACAGTGAGTTTGTCGACCGTGAGACAAGT AGCCGTCGGGGATTCGTCTTCCTTTTATCTCTACCGGATTTCGTACATGTGGTACGCACCACTGGGACTCGTAGTCTCTGTCGTTGTGGGCCTAGCGGTGAGCAGTTTGGTACATCTAGTCAGGAAGAAACATTTGCCCGAGCTGAATCCGGACCTCTTCACGCCCCTGGTGGCCAAGAGAATAAGGCGAAGGCGCGTCGACGTGACCAAAACAACAAACAGTCAAATATTCACGCTGCAGACGCAAAAATCTGATAATGAGCTAGCTCACGTTAGCTAA